The genomic window agttctaccctgtcctatagggtcactatgagtcagaatcgactcaaagcaatgagtttggtttttacctCAGAACGATCCAATGTGATTGTTCATATGAAGTGCTTAGCCAAGGGTCTGGTCTGCTGTGAGGTGGTGACTTAATGACGGACATTATGATAATTTGGGTTCTGTTCTTGAAGATTCTTAGTTGCCAAGCTTCTGTGAGTTAACACACATAAAGTGccttagaacagggcctggcacacggAGAATGCTCAGTAGATGGTAGTAACCATTACAGTTCAGCTTCTATTTTCAAACGAGTTTCAGTGCCAAGCTTCTGTGAATTAGTACTTCCCACGCAGAACAGAAGCCAAAGTTTTGACTAGGCTGTAAGGAACCGCCCCTCTGCCACTCTCTGACCTCCTCTCTCCAGCTCGCCCCCTCCAGCTCCCCTGGCCTCCTTGGCACACTGGGCAGCCTCTTGCCTCCTCCTGCCTGGACTGTTCTTCCCACAGACCTGCGCGGctccctctctcacctcctttaggtctctgctcaaatgtcaccttctcagggcGAACTAGAACCATGGCAATCCCCTGTGCTTCAGAGTAAAACCATGCTTCCAAGGGctttcagagacttttatcctacagaagtagatcaccagacctttcttctgtggtaccaatAGGTGGATTCAGACCACCAACTTTCCAGTTTGTAGCCACAAGCAAACCatgtgcgccacccagggacctcagggAGGACTACGCTATTTAAATTTGCAGCGCCTTCCAGCACTCCGTTCTCCCTTCTCTGCTTTACTTTTCGTCCCAGCTGTAGTCACCATCCAGCATATGTTACAGCTTGTTTGTTTACGGTCTGTCTCCACCAGTGCCCCCTCCGCCTCCCATGGAAGCTCCTTTGGGAGAAGAATTTTCTTTTATTCACTGGTATCTgctcagtgcctagcacagagcaGGCACTCATAAAACTGTCTGTCAAATGAATCAACAAATCACAGTCTCCACTTTATGAAGTTATTCTAAGGACTCGATGATCTCACAGAAGTAAAGCGTGCTGGAAAAGCGGCAGCTATAATTATAATTAAGGTTCTATTTTTGTGAGTTCCTAGATGCacaactttatatatatacatataaagcacTTGGCCCAGCACTTGGCACCCAGGAAGTACTTGGTAAACGTGGCTGTAATTATAATCAAAGTCCTCTTTGTGAAGATTCTTAGGCGACATGGCGGAGAGCCCTAGCTGTCATCCAAAAACTGTTGTCTGCTTCTGGGCACTTGGCTAGACTGCCTTGCCCAGGCTCCCTTGCACCCTTGCAGTTAGCTGTGGCCATGTGACTAACTGCTCAGCTAAAGGAATGGAAATGGAAGCAACACGCACCGCTTCCGAGCTGGGGCTTGTTGGAGACCTTGTGTCCCTCTCCACGCTCCTTTTCGGGCAGCACGCCCCTGATGGTGGCCACCCAGCCCGGACTGCATGGGTGACTGCGCAGCCTGAAACACCCACCCTGGACTATTGTGTGTGTGAAGACAAACTTCTGTCGTGTTTGAGCATTTAGATTTTAGGGTCTACTTGTTCCTGCCATTGGTACAGGTGCCAAGCTTCTATGAGTAAAGACACAGAAATCACAATGAACGTAAGCATTCAGTAAACGTTCACCACCTTGGCAAGGGGGATCTTAAGGTTCCCCAAGGCAGGAGCTCAGGGGACACGcctgtgcacacatgcacatacaccaAACACACGCTGGacggacacacacacagaatttGGCTTTTATTCTTGCCTTCACACATCTACTGCTAAGACAACACAGATCGGCGGTACCCCATCCCCCATGACCAGTGTGGCCACCCCCGTTTCCTTAGCCCCCTCCTCCCATCCCACCCCTTCTGCCAAGCGCCCTGGGTGGGGGGCTCTGCCTACACCTCACCCCGGGCATGCAGCATGAAGTGGCCGTGAAGCTCCCCGAGGTTGTCGAAGGAATCCTCGCACTCTGTACACTGGTAGgagccctcctcctcctcctcgtcttcctcctcctccctcccagctACTCGGCCCTCCCCAGCCCGAGGtggctcttcctcttcctccccaaGGGCCCTGCCTTCAGGGGCTGGCGCTTCCTGGGGGGCTGCAGCAGGGCTGCAGAGCCGGCAAGGTGGGGTGCCTGGTGGGGCCTCCCCAAGGGGTGGGCGGCCACAGAGCtggcagggctgggctggggggcCCGGGGGCTGGGCTGCACGGGGGGCCCGGCGGGATGGGCCACCCCGGCCCCCCCCTAGGCGCTGCTTCACCTTGTACCCAGGGTCATATTCAGGATCGTCAGtggtctcctcttcctcctcctcttcgtcATCTTCCTCCTCAGAGTCTGGCTCTGAGAGAGTATACTCGGAGTCAGAGGAATGCTCAGGACCTGTAGAGCAGACAGATGGGGAAAGACAATGATGTCAGAAGACAGAAGGCTATGCCTAGCTGTCCCCTCCCTGAGCCCCACTCAGACTCACCACAGTACGGAGAGGCCTGGCGACCACCCTTCCCTTCCCCACGAAATGCCCAGCGTATACAACAGGGCCCAggacacagcaggtgctcagcaTCTGTGACAAACCAATGACTGTCTTCCAAGAACTCCATCTCCACGATTTAATAACAACAAAGAAATAGTAGTAGGAGTAGtaaaaacaaagacaacaacaataataataatacagtgaaacccgtgagagctggaactcgattcccttgtttttccaggtctcacatgttttctgcctttgaaagggtgctgtcttaccacttttctattgctctgtattaatggaaaataaaattttgagttttctttctgacaggtttccaccttacacaggttctgtcTTTCACAGGTTTTTCTGCATAAGAGCCCTTTCCTCAGCCCTGTACATAGGTCAGAGccgagccctggtgacacagtggttaaagtgctcggctgcaaacgaaaaggtctgtggttcgaaccgctctgcaggagaaagatgtggcagtctgcttccacaaagctcacaattctactctgtcctatagggcaactatgagtcggaattgactcaacagagtGAGGTTACATATGTTAACTCAGTCCTCCCAACAAGCCTTTGACGGGGGTCCTATCATTATACCCAActgacaaatggggaaactgaggcacaaaggggTTAGGTTGCTCACAGTCACACAGTTCTACCAGGGAAAGCTACATATGGGCGAGGGCCTACACTGGACCGGTTTAGGGAGCTGAACACTTGACCATCTGAACAGGTATTTTAGCAATCTGaaacacatgtacatatacaggCAAGCCACATTATTCGTGGATTTCGTATCTGCAAATTTGCCTACtcactaaaatttatttataacCCCAAAGTTAATACTCACGGTGCTTTAGCAGTCATTTGCAGACATGCACAGAACAGCAAAAAATCTGAGATACCCGACCCACACAATCCCAGCTAAGGTCAAACAAGGTACTGCTCTGCCTTTTTGTTTCCGCTCTCATCCTATAAACAAACATCCTTTCTGCAGTCTAtttagtccatttttttttttttttggtggtgattTCACTGTTTAAGATGACCTCCAAACACAGTGCTGAAGTGCCGTCTGGGTTTCCTAAGTCTAAGAAGGCTGTGATGTGTCTTCTGGAGAAAATACgtgtgttagataagcttcaGTCAGGCAGGCAGGAGTATAGGACTACTGGATGTGAGTTCAACGTTAACTTAAataaattcaaaaaaataaaacaagtgcATGTACTGATCAGTTGATGGAAATGTGACCGGAGGCTCACAAGAACCTAACCTATCTCCCCTAGAAGCAATAGTTCAGTATTTGCTAATTCAATGTCTGCAACAactttataaaacata from Loxodonta africana isolate mLoxAfr1 chromosome 11, mLoxAfr1.hap2, whole genome shotgun sequence includes these protein-coding regions:
- the ZNF428 gene encoding zinc finger protein 428 is translated as MTETREPAETGGYASLEEDDEDLSPGPEHSSDSEYTLSEPDSEEEDDEEEEEEETTDDPEYDPGYKVKQRLGGGRGGPSRRAPRAAQPPGPPAQPCQLCGRPPLGEAPPGTPPCRLCSPAAAPQEAPAPEGRALGEEEEEPPRAGEGRVAGREEEEDEEEEEGSYQCTECEDSFDNLGELHGHFMLHARGEV